TTCCGTTTGATGCACTCAGCCAGGAGTGTATCGAAGAACTCTTCGTCGGTCATAACCTGCACTAATATACGCCCCCTGCCACGGCAAGTCAAGTTTTTTGCTGAGGCTTCCATGGTTCTTGACAGTGCATCTCAGCGGGTTTATGCTCTTAGTCCACCAATGGCGACATCCCATCCGTCATCTGAACTGCTTGAGCAGTTGCAGACGCTGAGCGGCCAGAACGTCAGCGACTGCTATCAGTGCGGCTGTTGCACGTCGGGGTGCCCGATCGGAGAGGCGATGGACCCGCCGCCGAGCAAGGCAATCAGGCTGCTCCAGTTGGGAAAGGCGCAGGAACTGCTGGACTCGGAAGGAATCTGGATGTGCGCCAGTTGCCTGGTCTGTGGGACGCGCTGTCCCCGGGCAGTGGACTATGCCAGGATTGCCGAGGCCTGCCGAGCGCTGATTCTTCGGTCCAAGCAGAGCAGGGTGGACCCCGACACCGTAACTGTCCCGGAACTTGAGGAGATACCGCAGCAGGCGTTCATCGCCGCCTTCCGCAAGTCCTCGGTATGACCAAGTACGCATACTACCCCGGCTGCACGCTCTACACCAAGGCCCGGAACCTCGATTTGTGCGCGCGCAAGGCGGCTGAGAAGGTCGGGTTCGAGCTGACCGAGATGCCGTCCTGGAACTGCTGCGGCGCCATCTACAACGCCACCAGTGACGACCTTGCTGCTCAGGTCGGACCGGTGCGGAACCTCGCCAAGGCCAGCCAACTGGGGGAGAAACTAGTTACCCTCTGCGCGGCCTGCTACAACGTGCTGAAGCGGGTGCAGGACCGTCTCGACCAGCCGGGCAACGAGATCGAGAGCGAGCGGCTGAAGACGTTCGTCGACGAGAAGTTCGAGCGGTCCGTGAAGGTGCTTCACTATCTTGAGGTGCTGAAGAACGACATCGGCTGGGACAGGGTGAAAGAGAAGGTCACAAAGCCGCTCGCGAAGCTGAAGGTCGCTTCCTATTACGGATGCCTGATGGTGCGGCCGAAGGAAGTGCTCGGCTTCGACGACCCGGAGAACCCGCAAGTGATGGATGACCTGATGCGGGTGCTAGGGGCCGAGCCGACGAAGTTCGACTTCAAGGCGGAGTGCTGCGGCGGGTACCTCGTGGTGAACCGCCGCGAGGTCGCCAAGGCGGCGTCGCAGAAGATACTGGACAACGCCCGCGCCTGGGGAGCGGAGGCGATTGTCACGACCTGCCCGCTCTGCCAGTACAACCTGGACAAGCTGCGGGTACTGACCGACGGCTCGTTGCCCGTGTTCTACTTCACGCAGCTGCTCGGGGTCGCAGTCGGCCTGAACCTGGATGAGCTTGGCCTCGAACACAGCGCCGGAGACCCGGCCGGTTTTCTAAGGTCGAAGGGATTGCTCTAGCAGATGATGGAGCAGCCGGCCCAGCCACAGAAGAAACAGCGCCCGCGGGTCGGCGTGTTCGTCTGCCACTGCGGTATCAATATCGCCGGAGTCGTGAAGATACCCGAACTGATGGAACGGGTCGGCGTCATGCCGGGCGTGGCGGTCACCAAGGACTACAAGTACTGCTGCTCCGACCCGGGCCAGCAGATGATTCGAGATTCCATCAAGAACGACAGGCTGGACCGGGTTGTCGTTGCCTGTTGCTCGCCGACCCTGCACGAGACCACGTTCCGCAACGCCAGTGCCGAGGCCGGCCTGAATCCCTATCAATGCGAGATTGCCAACATACGCGAGCAGTGCTCGTGGGTGACCGAGGACAAGGCGACCGACAAGGCGACCGAGATCGTCCGCACGACCAAGGCCAAGGTGGAGAACGACTTCCCGCTCGAGGCGATCACGGTCCCTATTAACAAACGCGCGCTGGTGGTAGGTGCCGGGATCGCCGGAATCCAGGCTGCGCTCGACATTGCCAATGCCGGGCACGAAGTCGTGCTGGTTGACAAGGAGCCGTCTATCGGCGGGCACATGGCGCAGCTTTCCGAGACCTTCCCGACGCTTGACTGCTCCCAGTGCATTCTAACTCCGCGTACGGTCGAGGCGGGCCGTCACCCGAAGATCAAGCTGATGACCTACTCGGAGATCGAAAGTGTCTCCGGCTACGTGGGCAACTTCAAGGTCAAGGTCAGGCAGAAGGCGCGCTACGTAGATTTCAAGACCTGTACTGGTTGCGGCGTCTGTCTGGAGAAATGCGCGGGGCGGACCGATGCTCGATTCGAGCGTGGGTTGGTCAGGGGCAAGGCGATATACCGGCTGCTGCCGCAGGCCGTGCCCAATCGACCGGTGATAGACGCCAAGGCCTGCGTCTACCTGACAAAGGGAAAGTGTGGCATCTGCGCCAAGGTCTGCCCGACCGGCGCCATCCGCTACGACGACACCGACAAGTTCGTCGAAGAAGAGGTCGGCGCCATCGTCCTCGCCACCGGCTACGAGCTGTTCGACGCTGCCGGCCTCGCCTCATACGGCGTCGGGCTGGTGCCGGACGTGGTTGACGGACTTGCGTTCGAGCGGTTGCTCTCCGCTTCCGGCCCGACCTCGGGAGAGGTCAAAAGGCCCTCGGACGGCAAGGTGCCGAAGAAGATCGTCTTCGTGCAGTGCGCCGGGTCGCGAGATTCGACCGCCGGGATGCCCTACTGCTCCAAGATCTGCTGCATGTACACCGCCAAACAGGCCATCCTGTACAAGCATCGGGTGCACGACGGAGAGGCGACGATCTGCTACATCGACGTGCGGACCCCGGGCAAGGGATTCGAGGAGTTCTACAAGCGCGCGACCGACGACGGCATCCAGTACCTGCGCGGCAAGGTCTCCAAGATCTTCAGGCAGGGCGACAAGGTGGTGGTTTGGGCGTCGGATACGCTGGCGGGCCGCAAGGTCGAGCTCGAAGCGGACATGGTCGTGCTCGCCACCGCAGTCGTCGCGAGTCCCGACGGAGTGGCCCTGGCACGCAAACTGAAGACCCAGATTGACAGCCATGGCTTCATGACCGAGGCGCACCCGAAGCTCCGTCCGGTCGAGACGCTGACCGCGGGTTTCTTCCTGGCCGGCTGTGGCCAGGGGCCG
This DNA window, taken from candidate division WOR-3 bacterium, encodes the following:
- a CDS encoding heterodisulfide reductase, producing MATSHPSSELLEQLQTLSGQNVSDCYQCGCCTSGCPIGEAMDPPPSKAIRLLQLGKAQELLDSEGIWMCASCLVCGTRCPRAVDYARIAEACRALILRSKQSRVDPDTVTVPELEEIPQQAFIAAFRKSSV
- a CDS encoding disulfide reductase codes for the protein MTKYAYYPGCTLYTKARNLDLCARKAAEKVGFELTEMPSWNCCGAIYNATSDDLAAQVGPVRNLAKASQLGEKLVTLCAACYNVLKRVQDRLDQPGNEIESERLKTFVDEKFERSVKVLHYLEVLKNDIGWDRVKEKVTKPLAKLKVASYYGCLMVRPKEVLGFDDPENPQVMDDLMRVLGAEPTKFDFKAECCGGYLVVNRREVAKAASQKILDNARAWGAEAIVTTCPLCQYNLDKLRVLTDGSLPVFYFTQLLGVAVGLNLDELGLEHSAGDPAGFLRSKGLL
- a CDS encoding CoB--CoM heterodisulfide reductase iron-sulfur subunit A family protein, translating into MEQPAQPQKKQRPRVGVFVCHCGINIAGVVKIPELMERVGVMPGVAVTKDYKYCCSDPGQQMIRDSIKNDRLDRVVVACCSPTLHETTFRNASAEAGLNPYQCEIANIREQCSWVTEDKATDKATEIVRTTKAKVENDFPLEAITVPINKRALVVGAGIAGIQAALDIANAGHEVVLVDKEPSIGGHMAQLSETFPTLDCSQCILTPRTVEAGRHPKIKLMTYSEIESVSGYVGNFKVKVRQKARYVDFKTCTGCGVCLEKCAGRTDARFERGLVRGKAIYRLLPQAVPNRPVIDAKACVYLTKGKCGICAKVCPTGAIRYDDTDKFVEEEVGAIVLATGYELFDAAGLASYGVGLVPDVVDGLAFERLLSASGPTSGEVKRPSDGKVPKKIVFVQCAGSRDSTAGMPYCSKICCMYTAKQAILYKHRVHDGEATICYIDVRTPGKGFEEFYKRATDDGIQYLRGKVSKIFRQGDKVVVWASDTLAGRKVELEADMVVLATAVVASPDGVALARKLKTQIDSHGFMTEAHPKLRPVETLTAGFFLAGCGQGPKDIPETVAQASAAAAKVLAMFGNTRLTHSPTTAEVDEEICVGCGYCERTCAYEAVKVDPATKKAVVNAALCEGCGACAVACPSGAMTHKNATKKAIFQMTDLF